A stretch of Manis javanica isolate MJ-LG chromosome 1, MJ_LKY, whole genome shotgun sequence DNA encodes these proteins:
- the SMIM3 gene encoding small integral membrane protein 3, with protein MDAVSQVPMEVVLPKHILDIWVIVLIILATIVIMTSLLLCPATVVIIYRMRTHRVLSGAV; from the coding sequence ATGGATGCTGTCAGCCAGGTCCCCATGGAAGTTGTGCTCCCCAAGCACATCCTGGATATCTGGGTCATTGTCCTCATCATCCTGGCCACCATTGTCATCATGACCTCCCTGTTGCTGTGCCCGGCCACTGTGGTCATCATCTATCGCATGCGGACTCACCGTGTCCTCAGCGGGGCTGTCTGA